ACAGTGGAACTCCAAGAtatcagtcagactgcaggtcctacgaaagtggcttctttcatctaagtgatattcatgacttgagatgttttgcatatttagtgagcttgatgcggaccaaaacacctctttttattcggtcatttctgctctaattgtgcatcgaatttcatgaatttggtaccattgtaaagaagaagaatcattctttcaggtcatgtgtttggatttattcaaagattttgtaatataggttaaaattttgatctaaaatatgctacaaaataaatattttcacctgacaaaagccgctattttcacactttatttttgtttagcccaaatgatttttatatcatgataaagctgaatatgtatgctttgaaatgatataggtttcaaaataagaattggtttaatcgggtcaagatcacacttttcatttgccaagtacataaagcagtttgaaaacaagaacactgcactctgattggtcaaagagaccacacgatggcaaattccaacggtcccagtgcctgggttcgtgggaaggtcacacttcccaagtggtaatctcctcaaataccccggctgcgcctgttgttctgtgaaccttatccagccaatcagaactctggatttcttgcaagtacaaaatttcagaaatctcgtcttgtaccttggtgggaaaagtgtgatcttgacccgattaaaaggtgccgcatatcaagagtggcattgtgagaaagtacagaagttcagctttatggtgatatagatatcattgaggctcaaaataaaaagttttgcacaatttgcaaaagaaaacagaagaaggaaattcagttttgaggcacattttcaggccagaaatttacttatttaacaaaatattgtatacaaaataaatgaccaatatgaaagagtaacttttactctatctgatggtgcaataatatttcatttaacttgaggttaaaacaggtaaattattagagaaagaaaatctcacgaatcacgagattttgcaaggaggaggattcggccacgagatgatttggatgaatctggcctttttgctcattggCATAgtacctgcggtctgactgataTCCCTGTAGGCGGCGGCGTTGACGTTTCCGTCCGGAACCACCAGTGGCGTTTTCCCTCCATAATGGATGCCGGCCCATATCATCACTGAGCCGCCTCCGCCTTGAGTCGTCTCGTGGATACATTCTTCGCGAAGGTTTTCCCCGGCTAATCGACGAACTCGTTGTCTCCCATCCTTTCGGTCAAGGATGAATAGCTGGCTCTCGTCCGTGAAGACCACATGTTGCCAATGTCCTGGATGAAGCCTTCTGTACGTGCTCCCTATAGCCCAAAGAAGACGAGCTACTCTGTGGCGAACAGACAGGCGTGGACATTTGGTCAACCGTCGTGCTCGGTAACCATGCATGTTGGAGCAATCTGCGATTAACGGTTGACCGGGAAACGTTGATCCCATGATATCTCCTCCACAAGCGACGAAGACGGCTCGTGGGCAATTTCCGGTTTCTGCGGCTGAAATTCAACAATTGGCGATCATCTCTTCTTGTGGTCAATCTGGGACGTCCTGGAGATTTCCGTGGCCGCACATTCCCCGCCTCATGTTGACGTTTCAGGATCTTAGAGACTGCACTCTGTGATATCCCTAGGACTTCTGCGATATCAGTCTGCTTGTAGCCCTCCTGTCGCAGTGCTACCACTCTCTCGCGTGTTGCTGTTGCCGTTGGACCAGGCATAGTCCAGGGAACGTCTCtaccgatttttatttcaaacggtacaaggaactcgaaaaaatgcaaccttcttatacacagtgctaaatcagggaaagggacagaatatcatatgcataggcttttatagtctacaaaaaagaatttattacgtaatccaaatttctcatgttataatgtcacctgtgtaatggggaaacattatgtaatcactcaattaccattttgactacgcgtagcctttcaaataccaacaaaactgtcgatttttattcaaaaatattttattccacctttatgaccaacagtgtataataaaacattataatgaataatattttcttctttcacactacgtttctcttcctttctccctcttttctccttttccccctttccccctttcagccgatggggggggggggatgtgcccccatgcccccgtaGTTatgccactgtatgtccatattagtagagcggattagctccaaaaatcacaacaattgtgcaaattttgactaaagcatgaaactttcacaagtattagtatatgccgtaagatttattttaaagatgggaggtaaatttataaatgccattttctgccgttgccatggcaacggattaatttctcaaaaataacatacattcccatgtaaatggtaaataaacatgatatagatgaccaaaatgataattttcaggctttcaattgaatacatatgaaatttagaaatattcaagatcaccaagatagttccaattggtccgttgccatggcaacggcttgtttttccccaggaaaatgaaatttttgattaaaaaaacgttgtagaatatgatttatctctaattttccctaattttatagtgttaaacaaagatattttggttgctaaatatatcaattacatctcaagccattgccatggcaacctaataacatctaatttacaaaaataacatggttgacaagacaatggacaggtggaaaatacaataagaATTGACTtgatctgtatgcttaagttttaccccctcatttgaacaaaaaatacagaaagagttctgcaggagttcttaaaaagataaaaaattatgttgccttggtaatgcttgaattaaacttaaaaaaacaatattgcaaagtgtccgttgccatggcaacagcttatttccctctagaaaggtaaaaatactgataaaaatgtagaatacatgtatgatcatcattccactttcaataattttaaggtactaatcgagatatgtttgtgactaaatttataaatataacatcttaagccattgccatggcaaccagataacatctaattaaaaaaaacatggatgacAAGTTTATGGacaggtgaaaaatacaatgaaaattcacttaatgtacatgcatattaaAGGTTTGGACTACTCAATCAATTTAGGGGAAATAATACAGTGAGTGATTtgcatgaactaattagaatgataaacgtttatgttgccttggtaatacttgaattcaacgataaatatcaatgttgcaaatgaccggttgccatagcaacggctcATTTACCCAAGAAAGTACcagtttttataagaaaaaggactgtagaatctgatttttctttcatttcccctaattttagggtaagaatggatatgtttgctgttaacataCAAATGACGTCAAaagccattgtcatggcaaccaaataacatctaatttgaaaaaaaataacatggttgacataataatggacaggtggaaaatgcaatctataacaattaactcaaggtttgacccagtcaattgattttgaacaaagatttgTGTTTCGCATTAattcattagaatgataaaggttgccttggtaatgcttgaatttagtgataaatatcaatgttgcatatGGCCCGTTGCCATTGCAACGACTCCTTTTTTCCCAAGCAAAGAACCAAATTTGATCCAAAAACAGTTTagaatctgcattttgtcattAAATTTCCCCTTATTTTAGGGTGCAAAGCATTATGTTTGCTGTTGATATACAAATAACTTCAGCCATTGCCATTGCAACCAAATAATGTCTAATTTCAGTggcttaatttggtttctatgcaatggttttaagggtgaagtagtgCATTGGGACTAGTTAaaaaggacagccagtggtctgatgTGTCCAAAACCCGAagacggcttccaaaaatggagtttgaaatggctgttgaaatataaatggacatagctcatttcatatctgtctgggatatatgattttggtgtctagaccatggtttcaatggtcaagtaATATACTATGACAAGTTACACGGACAGTCAGTTGTCtagtatattaaaaaatccaagatggcttccaaaatggagtctaaaattgctgtaatgttgctgcattaaaaaaaaacgaatatgtttatgtcatggttaaatgggtcaaataatacattaggacaagttacaaggacagtcagtggtcaagtatgtccaaaaatccaaggtggcttccaaaaatggagtataaacTAGCCCCTGTTACTAACAAATTGacatatttcgtgtaatatctgtcaagggcatattattttgatatctaaaccatggattttaaaagtcagtaaatacatcatgtacattggaacaagttacatGGACAGTCAGTAATCAAGTATGTCTaaacatccaagatggcttccaacaaTTGGAGTCTCATCGGAgtctgttacttaaaaattgacatggttcatttaaaatccaccaaggaaaaatgattttggtgttcacactttggtttcaattaaaaaatacgtttcgattttgcctaaaaatccaagagggttttcaaaatggcatctaaAATTACTTCTTTCACTAAAAAATTATCAGAGTTCATACAACATCCACCTTTAAGAAAcatttttggtgtctacactgtggtatgaagggACCACTATTACAtaaggacaagtaacaaggatggttagttttcaattttgtccaaaattcaaggtagattctaaaattacatcaaaatggaTGCTGTTACCAACTCTTATCTGCTTGCATTTTGAATGTAGGCACCAAAATTATTTCTCACAAGTGGATATTATATCCACTTCAAAGTAACAGTCGTCATTTTAGAACCCATttatggaagccatcttggattttcaggcaaaatggacaactatacatcattgtaaccagtcccaaGTATCATTTGATCCttaaaccctagtgtagacaccaaaataacatccccaggtgtatttttaatgtactatgtccacttttaagtaacattaaaacccccatttttcaagccatctttgaatttactgtcctttcaacttggCACAATGTACAGTATTAGTTCAAACCCTTTAAacactagtgtagacaccaaaatcatatccccAATGTTTATTATTAATGAACTATATGTCCATTTtgaagtaacaacagtcaagttagaccccattttggaggccatcttggattttttaacataccagtccactgactgtccttgtaacttgttctaatgcattaaaccatggttttatgataatggtttagacatcaaaatcatattccccagacatatattgaacaaactaagtcctaatttattatttgactcttgaaactatggtttagacaccagaaTCACATCTCACAGGCGATTATAGAATGAGCTATGTCAATTTAttagtaacaacagtcaattttaGACCCAATTTTTTGTAAGCCATCTTGCGTTATttaacataccagaccactgactgtccttataacttgtcctaatgcattacttgaccctttaaactatggtttagacaccaaaatcacattccccagacagatagtgaacaaactatgtttatTTGTAAGTAACATTAGACATTGTTTTACACCTTTTTTGGTCGCCAActtggaattttggacatactagaccactgactgtccgtgtagcttgtcctaatgtattattgacCTTTGATATCgtagtttagacaccaaaatcatatctcgcATGTGGATATAAAAGGAGctattccacttttaagtatcagcagccattttagaatcatttttggaagccatattggattttcgaACATACCTGACTGTCGTTGTAACTTGTTCTAATATTGTTAGACTCTTGAGACCAAtgatttagacaccaaaatcacatccccaaggccaaaatgaaatgaactaCGTCCGCTTTAGGTATCAGCAAccattttagattcaattttttgaagtCATCTGGGATTTTTGGACTTTCCAAACCACTGGCTGTCCCTGTAACTTGGCCCAATGTACTACTTGATCCTTAAAACCAatgaataaaaaccaaattaaagccattttatcaaGTAATTAATGAATTGTGGATGTTTAGCATACGGCAGCcagcaggggcggaaatctcccaaaaggtaagggggacacaggggcggatccagccttcgccaataggggggggggcggaaatttgtttcagccatattttccccgatcggcagctcgaaaaTGAtctgtgtttgtttctttgaaggggtagtcctcattagtcacttcttagctttattcttataaattcatatataatatcataatccttatttatatgatgcgagcgcgaagcgcgagcagaaaaaaaatcgagatttagacttaaaaatgggccactctgttcatgttttgtaaacagccataggctgatcgagggctttttaccgtgattaaataaaatcaatcaatcaaaatcaatgttttgtaaataatgaaaaggatgagtaatagggggtcttcctacattaaataatgcgagcacaaaagcgcgagcagaaaaattttgatattgtgatctgaaactggataatgatttaaatagagaacaagttaagtatttgaataaacatgcgcgcgcgtgtttcatatttagacctagaacctaggcattctaaatacatctttaatcatgaaaatcatgaaactttgatattccgatccgaaaaaagagtcaattacagctttatatttcaagcactttgtaggaaatttgtaaggtggatatggatcgcacttaaattttttttttcattattattactttgagttttgacataggaccgggacatccttacgacatgtcatgaaaatgatgactgtcttcctattcctcttgctaagcgggagatgaaacaaaagggacaatttaattattaaattaatatcatatttatcaatgcctaatgagggcgcgaaatctgatgatattatggcataaaaactggacatttcacttttgtaattaggaataggagatgcatcagttaatatatatttaaccatttatgcgagcgcaaatcgcgagctaaaacttttgataaactgttatgaaaaggggattttaaggagtttgttgtataatcaatattgaaacatacataactcgccaatcaaaatgccagcgtgcagcgctagctgatacgtcttgacaatcagacctgaaaagggatattttgaaaactttatggaatacacgaaaataataggtacctgataaatcaaaatttgcaagcacgcagcgcaagcagcaaatgttgatacAATTATTCAGatcataaaactgacattttacagagccctttaaaaaaaaaaaatttgtaaatcacacaaaataatgaaagatcgatttctgaggtgaaatatgttctgtatattgacttccaaacttgatatttgagctccatattgaacaagatatgtaaatcacctaacaggcaatgcgagcgcgaagcgcgagcgaaaattttatatagtggcacgaaagatcctttttattttccaagtctgcCCCTCATCTTATGTTattgcactcgtcgtccttctcttctttttatcctctcttttccctccttttttcctttttccttctttctttccctttttttctttttttgctccgccaatggggacaaggggcgggaaaatttgacaagcaaaaaaaaaggttatcatcccaaaagtacggtcatctcgtcccaactcgtcccaaaatacatgttttatttcgatttagaatgatgtatttcttaccatcataaaagacaaaaaatagtaggggggacatttgatattgtgtccccctactattttgagtaggggggacacgtccccctgtcccccctgggatttccgcccatggcagccagtgagggcaccatcttggattttcttgttaccctggagtgcttaaaaatatttttaaccagTAAGAGGGTATTTTTGatcgtatatttttttcattttgggtATAGTATtcgtaaaataatcataatccatccatctctctttcactttctccgtatttttcttggtaatgattttttGGTGGGAGTAGGGTTGCAAAATTCCCGGGGATTTTCTTGATGGAAACTTTCCATGGGAATAAACGGGACTTTTGTGGGAATTTTGGAATTTTCGGAAATTTTCAggaatttttaagaaatgatgggaattttcaaaaagtaacaaTTTCCTGATATTCATCTGCAGAAATTGAAAGGCGTATCCGGGCAGATGATGCTTGATAGTGCTTTGCCATCAAATTTCAAGCCAGGTATTATGCTAAAACAGTCAGACAAGgcataattttaatgatttccatGTAAAAATTTGATTTACTGTACTTACTTTGATTAGGAGTTCAAGACCATGTCAACTCCTCAAATagacttaagattttgatttatcaaccCCTATAATCCCCttatatattgatatgatgaacaGCTTTAAAGCACAAATCACCCCAAGATGCTTTCTTCAAAGTGGCCGCCTGCGAATACTTTGAAAGAAATTGTCCAGCATCAAAATTATAGTTTCGGGAATTCATTTGAGCCCAAAAAGTCTGATGTGATTTTTGTAGGTCTTATTTCGATGCCATGTATAATGAAAAAAGATGGTGCTTATCATTGAGCATATTTATGTTCAGCACCCCCAAAtaagggaaaaggaaataaaataaacagattttaatcaaaatttgtacttttctgGGGCCATTTGCAACactgatatttatcattatgttcaagCACTACCAAAACAACAGTAATTTTTATCATCCTAATGAAATAatgcataacacttaatgtaacttttgttcaaaattaaaagagtaggtcaaaccttacgcatattaagttaattttattgtattttccgcTTGTCCATTATCTCGTCAGCCATGTTATTTTTCGGTAGATTAAATGTTATAATGATATTGCCATGGCAATACcttaagatgttatttatacatttaacaaCAACAATGTTTGGCACCCTAAACTTAGtggaaatgaatacaaaataagattctactagggtattttttttatcaaagatggtatATTCCGGGGAATAAAGtgatccgttgccatggcaacggaacACACATTTGCAAACATtcatatcattaaattcaagcattaccaaggcaacatcagtttttatcatgctaatgaactcatgcagaacacttactgtaatttttgttcaaaacttaatgactggtcaaacattatgtagattaagtaatttttacattccacttgttcattaTCATTTAAACCGTATTATTTTTTGGTTTTATAAATTATATCTtaattggttgccatggcaatggctaaAGATGTTATATATGTATTAACAacaagcatatatatgcttagcaccctaaaattaggggaaataaaagaaaaatcagattttacaatgtttttgtttatcaaagctgctgatacttttctggggaaaatgagctgttgccatggcaacgggacatttgaaacactaatatttattaataaattcaagtattaccaaggcaacatcaatctATTATTCGAATGAACTCATCCAGAATActtagtgaatttttttttcaaaattagatGACTGGCCAAACCTTTCGCACATTGAgatatttgtaattgtattttccacctgtccataatcttgtcatccaaattattattttttgtaaattagatattatttggttgccatggcaatagcttcagatgttatttatacattttgcatcaaacatTTCTATGTTCAGCACACTAAGATtaggggaaatgcaagaaaaatcaaattctacAGTCCTTTTTCTAATAAAAACTGGTACTTTCTTGGGTAAATgagccgttgctatggcaaccggtcatttgcaacattgatatttattcaagtattaccaaggcaacataaacgtatatcattctaattagttcatgcagatcACTCACTCTATTATTTCCCCTAAATTgattgagtaggtcaaaccttatgcatgtacattaagtgaattttcattgtatttttcacctgtCCATAACCTTGccatccatgtttttttttaattagatgttatctggttgccatggcaatggcttaagatgttatatttataaatttagtcacaaacatatctcgattagtaccttaaaattattgaaagtggaatgatgatcatacatgtattctacatttttatcagtatttttacctttctagagggaaataagctgttgccatggcaacggacactttgcaatattgtttttttaagtttaattcaagcattaccaaggcaacataattttttatctttttaagaactcctgcagaacactttctgtattttttgttcaaatgagggggtaaaacttaagcatacagatcaAGTCAATtcttattgtattttccacctgtccattgtcttgtcaaccatgttatttttgtaaattagatgttattgggttgccatggcaatggcttgagatgtaattgatatatttagcaaccaaaatatctttgtttaacactataaaattagggaaaattagagataaatcatattctacaacgtttttttaatcaaaaatttcattttcctggggaaaaacaagccgttgccatggcaacggaccaattggaactatcttggtgatcttgaatatttctaaatttcatatgtattcaattgaaagcctgaaaattatcattttggtcatctatatcatgtttatttaccatttacatgggaatgtatgttatttttgagaaattaatccgttgccatggcaacggccgaaaatggcatttataaatttacctcccatctttaaaataaatcttacggcatatactaatacttgtgaaagtttcatgctttagt
This is a stretch of genomic DNA from Lytechinus pictus isolate F3 Inbred unplaced genomic scaffold, Lp3.0 scaffold_19, whole genome shotgun sequence. It encodes these proteins:
- the LOC135157758 gene encoding uncharacterized protein LOC135157758, with amino-acid sequence MGSTFPGQPLIADCSNMHGYRARRLTKCPRLSVRHRVARLLWAIGSTYRRLHPGHWQHVVFTDESQLFILDRKDGRQRVRRLAGENLREECIHETTQGGGGSVMIWAGIHYGGKTPLVVPDGNVNAAAYRDISQTAGTMPMSKKARFIQIISWPNPPPCKIS